From Pelmatolapia mariae isolate MD_Pm_ZW linkage group LG22, Pm_UMD_F_2, whole genome shotgun sequence, a single genomic window includes:
- the LOC134619762 gene encoding zinc fingers and homeoboxes protein 1-like, translating to MASRRKSTIPCMVPPRETVDSDQEMEDVTGAADPEDSNGAATVSSEASGLLEERGEEADGRRDAAVSDPYLDSNAAEGGYECKYCSFQTSELNLFTMHVDTEHPDVVLNTSYVCMECDYHTKSYDTLLAHNARLHPGEDNFTRTMVKRNNETIFQQTVNDLTFDGSFVKVEEDEAEETARRGIAFSKTPIMRNKSRAEPKKFTAAHKMAVDDVIKVESDDEDDDKEPPALSPAPTAPAAVAPRLIPVTAPLQVQAVPQSIVVNSPNVLQIKGGASPAGGGVLPPGTLAQVLSALQSQQNSTQTQLLIPISSIPTYNAAMDNNVLLVSAYNRFPYPSVSEIVGLSSQTKFSEEQIKVWFSAQRLKHGVSWTPEEVEEARRKKFNGTVQTVPQTITVIPANIAATTNGLQNIFQTCQIVGQPGLVLTQVAGNSGAVPVASPITLTVAGVPGSQPKAAEPSTSESNAEMSSSSAGVSLGLDSTTSKPKKSKEQLAELKASYSRRQFATEAEISRLMQVTKLSKRAIKKWFSDTRYNQRNSKDHHSLLLTQATPGRAAAGGGRGGRSSGGGISINDSNNSDNTSTIVIDSSDDASDSSPTSAGAPGSAGSSSDLRIKFRHAFPDFTPQKFKEKTPEQLLVLEASFQKSDTPSDEELSRLRAETKLTRREVDAWFTERRKMPSAGQSKDSDAEGDDEKAKPATAPSSSAQERQGTPPISRKLVKKTPEQLHILKKAFVHSQWPTPEEYDQMAKESGLPRTYIVNWFGDTRYACKNSNLKWYYLYQSGKVDEALNGGAKSQKKSRKRFRGWSRRTRRPYPCKRSPQGGDGAIKVKSGKAFLKEYYLKHRALSEKDLDELVAKSSMSYEQVRDWFSETARRAEEGTELFSDEEAEGEEEDEEEEEEEEATAEHADSEGEMEVKEQGEEASDDDCVEEDEKDAEEEEEDEEIQEGSEGFSQSQPQAEEQT from the exons ATGGCGAGCAGGAGGAAGTCCACCATCCCCTGCATGGTTCCTCCCCGAGAAACTGTGGACTCAGACCAGGAGATGGAGGATGTAACGGGCGCGGCGGATCCAGAGGACAGCAACGGCGCGGCGACTGTCTCCTCGGAGGCTTCTGGCCTGCTGGAGGAGCGAGGAGAGGAGGCCGACGGCAGGCGTGACGCCGCGGTGTCGGACCCCTACCTGGACTCGAATGCAGCGGAGGGAGGCTACGAGTGCAAATACTGCAGCTTCCAGACGTCGGAGCTCAACCTGTTCACCATGCACGTGGACACGGAGCATCCCGACGTCGTCCTCAACACCTCCTATGTCTGCATGGAGTGTGACTACCACACCAAGAG CTACGACACGCTGCTGGCCCACAACGCTCGGCTGCACCCGGGCGAGGACAACTTCACGCGGACGATGGTGAAGCGCAACAACGAGACCATCTTCCAGCAGACGGTGAACGACCTGACCTTCGACGGCAGCTTCGTCAAAGTGGAGGAGGACGAGGCGGAGGAGACGGCGCGCAGAGGCATCGCCTTCAGCAAGACGCCCATCATGAGGAACAAGAGCCGAGCTGAGCCCAAGAAGTTCACCGCCGCGCACAAGATGGCCGTCGACGATGTCATCAAAGTGGAAAGCGACGACGAGGATGACGACAAGGAGCCGCCCGCGCTGTCGCCCGCACCGACGGCCCCCGCTGCCGTCGCCCCTCGCCTCATCCCCGTCACCGCGCCGCTGCAGGTCCAGGCCGTGCCGCAGAGCATCGTGGTGAACAGCCCCAACGTGCTGCAGATTAAAGGCGGGGCTTCCCCCGCTGGTGGCGGCGTGCTGCCTCCGGGGACGCTGGCGCAGGTTCTGTCAGCCTTGCAGAGCCAGCAGAACAGCACGCAGACGCAGCTCCTCATCCCCATCAGCAGCATCCCCACCTACAACGCAGCCATGGACAACAACGTCCTGCTGGTCAGCGCCTACAACAG GTTTCCGTATCCCTCGGTGTCGGAGATCGTGGGCCTGTCGTCGCAGACCAAGTTCAGCGAGGAGCAGATCAAAGTCTGGTTTTCTGCTCAGAGGCTTAAACACGGAGTCAGCTGGACGCCGGAGGAG GTGGAGGAGGCGCGGAGGAAGAAGTTTAACGGCACAGTGCAGACCGTGCCTCAGACCATCACCGTCATCCCCGCTAACATCGCCGCCACCACGAACGGCCTGCAGAACATCTTCCAGACATGTCAGATCGTCGGTCAGCCGGGCCTCGTCCTCACTCAGGTGGCCGGGAACAGCGGCGCGGTCCCCGTCGCCTCTCCCATCACGCTGACGGTCGCAGGCGTCCCCGGCAGCCAGCCCAAAGCCGCCGAGCCGTCCACGTCCGAATCGAATGCCGAGATGTCGTCTTCGTCGGCCGGCGTGTCGCTCGGTCTGGACTCGACCACAAGCAAGCCGAAGAAGTCCAAAGAGCAGCTGGCAGAGCTGAAGGCGAGCTACAGCCGGCGGCAGTTCGCCACCGAGGCGGAGATCTCGCGCCTCATGCAGGTCACCAAACTCTCCAAGCGAGCGATAAAGAAGTGGTTCAGTGACACGCGCTACAACCAGAGGAACTCCAAGGACCACCACAGCCTGCTGCTGACGCAGGCCACGCCTGGCAGAGCCGCGGCCGGCGGCGGCCGTGGAGGAAGGAGCAGCGGCGGTGGCATCAGCATCAACGATAGCAACAACAGCGATAACACCTCCACCATCGTCATCGACTCCAGCGATGACGCCAGCGACTCCTCGCCGACCTCGGCCGGCGCTCCGGGCTCAGCCGGGTCCTCCAGCGACCTCCGCATCAAATTCCGCCACGCCTTCCCCGACTTCACGCCGCAGAAGTTCAAGGAAAAGACTCCGGAGCAGCTGCTCGTGCTGGAGGCCAGCTTCCAGAAGTCGGACACGCCCTCAGACGAGGAGCTGAGCCGGCTGCGTGCGGAGACGAAGCTGACGAGGCGCGAGGTAGACGCCTGGTTCACGGAGAGGAGGAAAATGCCGTCGGCGGGTCAGTCGAAGGACAGCGACGCAGAGGGGGACGACGAGAAGGCGAAACCGGCCACCGCGCCTTCGTCCTCGGCTCAGGAACGACAGGGCACGCCGCCCATCAGCAGGAAGTTGGTGAAGAAGACGCCGGAGCAGCTACACATCCTGAAGAAGGCCTTCGTCCACTCGCAGTGGCCGACGCCCGAGGAGTACGACCAGATGGCGAAGGAGAGCGGGCTGCCGAGGACGTACATCGTAAACTGGTTCGGAGACACGCGCTACGCCTGCAAGAACAGCAACCTGAAGTGGTACTACCTCTACCAGAGCGGGAAG GTGGACGAGGCGTTGAACGGCGGCGCAAAGAGCCAGAAGAAGTCAAGGAAGCGTTTCCGTGGTTGGTCCAGGAGGACGCGCCGGCCGTATCCCTGCAAGCGCTCTCCACAGGGCGGCGACGGTGCCATCAAG GTGAAGTCCGGTAAGGCTTTTCTGAAGGAGTACTACCTCAAGCACCGAGCCCTGAGCGAGAAGGACCTGGACGAGCTGGTGGCCAAGTCCAGCATGAGCTACGAGCAGGTCAGAGACTGGTTCTCCGAGACCGCCAGGAGGGCGGAGGAGGGCACGGAGCTCTTCAGTGACGAGGAGGCGGAGGGGGAGgaagaggacgaggaggaggaagaggaggaggaggcgacGGCAGAGCACGCAGACAGCGAGGGAGAGATGGAGGTGAAAGAACAAGGAGAGGAGGCATCGGACGACGACTGCGTGGAGGAAGACGAGAAGGAcgcagaagaggaggaggaggatgaagagatCCAGGAGGGATCTGAAGgtttcagccaatcacagcctCAGGCAGAAGAGCAGACATGA